A portion of the Chloroflexota bacterium genome contains these proteins:
- a CDS encoding DegV family protein yields the protein MSLRPSLPRHKCNGCSGRRKRIGTASLDGMRCFSLQTLWKEKPMTIAFVTDSTVNMPPEMAAAYGIEVVPVYVMFGETALKDYEEIAPDEFYRRLQTFKQETGNMPTTSQPSPEDFRRVYARLAEEGYTDVISIHVTAKASGTCQSAELAAQMVSDRIRVHVVDSETTSMQMGFMLIEAVEAVRAGGGLEEALAAIAAVKAHSRLFFTVTEVEHLTASGRTQGAEAAAQAAVQVKPIVGLLDGVPKAVATERTYRGALKRVLALLQAAKGESPVKRMAVVHGGIEAKARAWAPEAAAALGFEGDPLVVDFGPALAVHFGPGLLGVTVQWE from the coding sequence ATGTCGTTGCGACCAAGCCTGCCCAGGCATAAGTGCAACGGTTGCTCAGGACGCAGGAAGCGCATAGGCACCGCATCTCTTGACGGGATGCGGTGTTTTTCTTTGCAGACCCTTTGGAAGGAGAAACCCATGACTATTGCATTTGTAACCGATAGCACCGTCAATATGCCACCGGAAATGGCCGCTGCTTATGGCATTGAGGTCGTTCCCGTGTATGTGATGTTTGGGGAAACAGCCCTGAAGGATTATGAGGAGATCGCGCCAGACGAGTTCTATCGTCGGCTGCAAACCTTCAAGCAGGAAACCGGCAACATGCCGACGACCTCGCAGCCTTCGCCGGAGGACTTCCGGCGGGTGTACGCACGCCTGGCTGAGGAAGGTTACACCGACGTGATCTCCATCCATGTCACGGCCAAGGCTTCGGGCACCTGCCAATCGGCGGAACTGGCCGCGCAGATGGTCTCTGACCGCATTCGGGTACACGTGGTGGATAGCGAAACAACCTCGATGCAGATGGGCTTCATGCTCATCGAGGCCGTGGAAGCCGTGCGAGCGGGCGGCGGCCTCGAAGAAGCCCTGGCGGCCATCGCGGCGGTCAAAGCGCATTCCCGTTTGTTTTTCACGGTGACCGAAGTGGAGCACCTGACGGCCTCAGGCCGTACCCAGGGGGCGGAGGCCGCTGCCCAGGCCGCGGTGCAGGTGAAGCCAATTGTCGGCTTGCTGGATGGCGTGCCCAAGGCTGTGGCCACCGAGCGCACTTACCGCGGCGCGTTGAAGCGAGTGTTGGCGTTGCTGCAGGCGGCTAAGGGGGAAAGCCCCGTCAAGCGGATGGCGGTGGTGCATGGTGGCATCGAGGCCAAGGCGCGCGCCTGGGCGCCGGAAGCCGCTGCGGCGCTGGGCTTTGAGGGCGACCCGTTGGTGGTGGATTTTGGCCCGGCTTTGGCCGTGCACTTCGGCCCTGGTTTGCTGGGCGTGACAGTGCAATGGGAATAA
- a CDS encoding methyltransferase domain-containing protein, with product MRKPSWWLTVLWFLLALLPLPALWGRAAPRAVGLAFLLQAALYFGVGYLGSGRLGYGTALLATAMLGGAQLMLRAVWLGSLGVWWGVLLIDFAAALGGALLWRWRASHYGADFHFDLIAPWYERLIHPQDPHHLLEVLQLAPEHRVLDAGGGTGRVAQFLKPARQVVVADLSVGMLRYALEKEGLQAAAALTEQLPFPDGTFDRIVMVDALHHVFEQEASVRELWRVLAPGGRLVIEEPDFNLPLVKALALGEKVLLMRSHFLLPQQIAAFLPPEARVEVVTTSGMADVVATKPAQA from the coding sequence GTGCGGAAACCATCATGGTGGTTGACGGTGCTTTGGTTCTTACTGGCGTTGCTGCCTCTGCCTGCGCTGTGGGGCCGGGCAGCGCCGCGGGCCGTGGGGCTGGCTTTCCTGCTTCAGGCGGCGCTCTATTTCGGCGTGGGTTATCTGGGTAGTGGCCGCTTGGGATATGGCACGGCTTTGCTGGCGACAGCGATGTTGGGCGGTGCCCAACTGATGTTGCGGGCGGTTTGGTTGGGCAGCCTCGGTGTGTGGTGGGGCGTCTTGCTAATTGATTTCGCGGCGGCGCTTGGGGGGGCGTTGCTGTGGCGCTGGCGGGCCTCGCATTACGGCGCGGATTTCCATTTTGACCTCATTGCCCCCTGGTACGAGCGCCTGATTCACCCGCAAGACCCGCACCATTTGCTGGAAGTGCTGCAACTGGCTCCCGAGCATCGCGTGTTGGATGCCGGCGGCGGCACCGGGCGGGTGGCGCAGTTCTTGAAGCCGGCGCGGCAGGTGGTGGTGGCTGATCTCTCGGTGGGCATGTTGCGCTATGCCCTGGAAAAGGAGGGCTTGCAGGCCGCCGCAGCCCTTACCGAGCAATTGCCTTTCCCTGATGGTACATTCGACCGCATTGTGATGGTTGATGCCCTGCACCACGTTTTCGAGCAGGAAGCCAGCGTGCGAGAACTCTGGCGCGTGCTGGCGCCCGGTGGGCGCCTGGTCATTGAAGAGCCTGATTTCAACTTGCCCCTGGTCAAGGCCTTGGCGTTGGGCGAGAAGGTGCTTTTGATGCGCTCGCACTTCTTGTTGCCGCAGCAAATTGCGGCGTTTTTGCCCCCGGAAGCCAGGGTGGAAGTCGTGACCACCAGCGGCATGGCCGATGTCGTTGCGACCAAGCCTGCCCAGGCATAA